A region from the Paenibacillus humicola genome encodes:
- the nagA gene encoding N-acetylglucosamine-6-phosphate deacetylase: METVFTARHWQTGRTVKVDVANGTIADIAETDEAAQLSIAPGLIDIQVNGIGGHDLNDRRITTETVREVVKQLYRGGVTRFCPTVVTGPKDRMLHGIRTIAAACAADPTVNRAVIGIHVEGPFISAEDGPRGAHNKDWVRDPDEAEFMEWYDAAGGKICKVTLAPEKPGAIAFIRMLKRMGIVAAIGHTGASEEQIRQAVDAGASMSTHLGNGAHPYLKRHPNYIWAQLADDRLWAGLIPDGHHLPDSTLKCMIRVKGDKAILTSDAVHLAGLPPGRYATGFNDDVILEEDGLLHVAHTRDILAGAATPLHIGMERAVRANVCSLDEAVRMATLNPAALFGLDRQGIGRLEAGSPADFILYRSGQDRPFDIVQTVSGGTVIYEACEGKEGGRE, from the coding sequence ATGGAAACGGTGTTTACGGCGCGGCATTGGCAAACCGGACGGACCGTGAAGGTTGACGTTGCAAACGGCACCATCGCGGATATCGCGGAAACGGACGAAGCGGCGCAGCTGTCGATCGCACCCGGGCTGATCGACATTCAGGTGAACGGGATCGGCGGACATGATTTGAATGATCGCCGGATCACGACGGAGACGGTTCGCGAAGTGGTCAAGCAGCTTTACCGGGGAGGCGTCACCCGTTTTTGCCCGACCGTCGTGACCGGACCGAAGGACCGGATGCTCCACGGCATCCGGACGATCGCGGCCGCCTGCGCCGCCGATCCGACGGTGAACCGCGCGGTTATCGGCATCCATGTGGAAGGGCCGTTTATAAGCGCGGAAGACGGGCCGAGGGGAGCTCACAACAAGGATTGGGTGAGAGACCCCGACGAGGCGGAATTTATGGAATGGTACGATGCGGCCGGCGGAAAAATTTGCAAGGTGACGCTGGCTCCGGAAAAGCCGGGCGCCATCGCGTTCATCCGGATGCTGAAGCGTATGGGCATCGTTGCCGCGATCGGCCACACCGGCGCTTCCGAAGAGCAGATCCGCCAGGCCGTGGACGCCGGCGCTTCCATGAGCACCCACCTGGGAAACGGCGCACATCCTTATCTTAAACGGCATCCGAATTATATTTGGGCGCAGCTGGCGGACGACCGATTGTGGGCCGGATTGATTCCCGACGGCCACCATCTGCCGGATTCGACGCTGAAGTGCATGATCCGCGTCAAAGGAGACAAAGCCATTCTGACCAGCGACGCGGTTCACTTGGCTGGCCTGCCTCCGGGCCGTTACGCGACGGGATTTAACGACGATGTGATCTTGGAAGAAGACGGGCTGCTGCACGTGGCCCATACCCGCGATATTTTGGCGGGGGCCGCCACGCCTCTGCACATCGGCATGGAAAGGGCGGTCCGCGCGAACGTCTGCTCACTGGATGAAGCCGTGCGGATGGCGACGCTGAACCCGGCCGCGCTCTTCGGATTGGACCGGCAGGGCATCGGCAGGCTGGAAGCCGGCTCGCCCGCCGATTTTATCTTGTATCGTTCCGGTCAGGACCGGCCTTTCGACATCGTACAAACGGTTTCGGGCGGAACGGTTATTTATGAAGCTTGCGAGGGAAAGGAGGGCGGCCGTGAATAA
- a CDS encoding 6-phosphogluconolactonase has translation MNIMVTENPQELGREAARLAAEAINKAIAARGGARIALSTGASQFETLDELRKQNVDWTKVDMFHLDEYIGITEEHLASFRKYLKERFTSRVPLKNAYFVDGEGEYEDKMKRLSEELAKAPVDLALIGIGENAHIAFNDPPADFGRKEPYIVVSLDEACKLQQVREGWFPSVSEVPVQAISMSVHQIMESRTIVSAVPHGVKANAVKLALESGVRPEVPASILKTHADWTLVLDRESAAFVKND, from the coding sequence ATGAACATTATGGTGACGGAAAATCCGCAGGAGCTCGGGAGGGAAGCCGCCCGTCTTGCGGCGGAAGCGATCAATAAGGCGATTGCGGCGCGCGGCGGCGCGCGAATCGCGCTCTCGACCGGCGCATCGCAATTCGAAACGCTGGATGAGCTCCGGAAGCAGAACGTGGATTGGACGAAAGTGGACATGTTTCATTTGGATGAATATATCGGCATTACCGAAGAGCATTTGGCAAGCTTCCGCAAATATTTGAAGGAGCGCTTTACGAGCAGGGTACCGTTGAAAAACGCCTATTTTGTCGACGGCGAAGGCGAATACGAGGACAAGATGAAGCGGCTGTCGGAAGAGCTCGCCAAGGCCCCGGTCGATCTCGCCCTTATCGGAATCGGGGAAAACGCGCATATCGCCTTCAACGATCCGCCGGCCGATTTCGGCCGCAAAGAGCCGTACATCGTCGTCAGCCTCGATGAAGCGTGCAAGCTTCAGCAGGTGCGTGAAGGATGGTTCCCGTCGGTGAGCGAGGTGCCGGTACAGGCTATTTCCATGTCCGTCCACCAAATTATGGAGAGCAGGACCATCGTTTCCGCCGTGCCTCACGGGGTGAAGGCGAACGCGGTCAAGCTGGCGCTGGAGAGCGGCGTTCGGCCGGAAGTGCCCGCATCGATCCTGAAGACGCATGCCGATTGGACGCTTGTCCTGGACCGCGAGTCCGCCGCTTTTGTGAAAAACGATTGA